Proteins encoded within one genomic window of Sorex araneus isolate mSorAra2 chromosome 9, mSorAra2.pri, whole genome shotgun sequence:
- the GGPS1 gene encoding geranylgeranyl pyrophosphate synthase isoform X2, with protein sequence MEKTQETIEKVLLEPYKYLLQLPGKQVRTKLSQAFNHWLKVPEDKLQIIIEVTEMLHNASLLIDDIEDNSKLRRGFPVAHSIYGIPSVINSANYVYFLGLEKVLTLDHPHAVKIFTRQLLELHKGQGLDIYWRDNYICPTEEEYKTMVLQKTGGLFGLAVGLMQLFSEFKEDLKPLLDTLGLFFQIRDDYANLHSKEYSENKSFCEDLTEGKFSFPTIHAIWSRPESTQVQNILRQRTENIDIKKYCVHYLKDVGSFEYTRNTLKELESKAYKQIDAFGGNPELVALVSHLSKMFKEDDE encoded by the exons GTAAACAAGTGAGAACCAAACTTTCACAGGCATTTAATCATTGGCTAAAGGTTCCTGAAGACAAACTACAG ATTATCATTGAAGTGACGGAAATGTTGCATAATGCCAGTTTACTTATTGATGATATTGAAGACAACTCAAAACTTCGGCGTGGCTTTCCAGTGGCACATAGCATCTATGGAATTCCATCTGTCATCAATTCTGCAAATTATGTGTACTTTCTTGGCCTAGAGAAAGTCTTAACTCTTGATCACCCACATGCAGTCAAAATTTTTACACGTCAACTTTTGGAACTTCATAAGGGACAAGGCCTAGATATTTATTGGAGGGATAATTACATTTGTCCTACTGAAGAAGAATATAAAACTATGGTGCTACAAAAGACAGGTGGACTATTTGGATTAGCAGTAGGTCTCATGCAGTTGTTCTCTGAGTTCAAAGAAGATTTAAAGCCTCTACTTGATACACTTGGCCTCTTTTTCCAAATTAGGGATGATTATGCTAATCTACACTCCAAAGAATATAGTGAAAACAAAAGCTTTTGTGAAGATCTAACAGAGGGAAAATTCTCATTCCCTACTATTCATGCTATTTGGTCAAGACCTGAAAGCACCCAGGTACAGAATATTTTGCGCCAGAGAACTGAAAAcatagatattaaaaaatactgtGTACATTATCTTAAGGACGTAGGTTCTTTTGAATATACTCGGAATACTCTTAAAGAACTTGAATCTAAAGCCTATAAACAAATAGATGCATTTGGTGGAAACCCTGAGCTAGTAGCTCTAGTAAGCCACTTAAGTAAAATGTTCAAAGAAGACGATGAGTGA
- the GGPS1 gene encoding geranylgeranyl pyrophosphate synthase isoform X1, with protein MEKTQETIEKVLLEPYKYLLQLPGIIPGEAQRLFWLLGFELYRVQGKQVRTKLSQAFNHWLKVPEDKLQIIIEVTEMLHNASLLIDDIEDNSKLRRGFPVAHSIYGIPSVINSANYVYFLGLEKVLTLDHPHAVKIFTRQLLELHKGQGLDIYWRDNYICPTEEEYKTMVLQKTGGLFGLAVGLMQLFSEFKEDLKPLLDTLGLFFQIRDDYANLHSKEYSENKSFCEDLTEGKFSFPTIHAIWSRPESTQVQNILRQRTENIDIKKYCVHYLKDVGSFEYTRNTLKELESKAYKQIDAFGGNPELVALVSHLSKMFKEDDE; from the exons gcatcattcctggtgaagctcagagaCTGTTTTGGTTACTAGGGTTCGAACTCTACCGTGTGCAAG GTAAACAAGTGAGAACCAAACTTTCACAGGCATTTAATCATTGGCTAAAGGTTCCTGAAGACAAACTACAG ATTATCATTGAAGTGACGGAAATGTTGCATAATGCCAGTTTACTTATTGATGATATTGAAGACAACTCAAAACTTCGGCGTGGCTTTCCAGTGGCACATAGCATCTATGGAATTCCATCTGTCATCAATTCTGCAAATTATGTGTACTTTCTTGGCCTAGAGAAAGTCTTAACTCTTGATCACCCACATGCAGTCAAAATTTTTACACGTCAACTTTTGGAACTTCATAAGGGACAAGGCCTAGATATTTATTGGAGGGATAATTACATTTGTCCTACTGAAGAAGAATATAAAACTATGGTGCTACAAAAGACAGGTGGACTATTTGGATTAGCAGTAGGTCTCATGCAGTTGTTCTCTGAGTTCAAAGAAGATTTAAAGCCTCTACTTGATACACTTGGCCTCTTTTTCCAAATTAGGGATGATTATGCTAATCTACACTCCAAAGAATATAGTGAAAACAAAAGCTTTTGTGAAGATCTAACAGAGGGAAAATTCTCATTCCCTACTATTCATGCTATTTGGTCAAGACCTGAAAGCACCCAGGTACAGAATATTTTGCGCCAGAGAACTGAAAAcatagatattaaaaaatactgtGTACATTATCTTAAGGACGTAGGTTCTTTTGAATATACTCGGAATACTCTTAAAGAACTTGAATCTAAAGCCTATAAACAAATAGATGCATTTGGTGGAAACCCTGAGCTAGTAGCTCTAGTAAGCCACTTAAGTAAAATGTTCAAAGAAGACGATGAGTGA